The nucleotide sequence AATACCCCGACAAACTCGTCCTGGCCAAGCTGAACATCGACGACAACCCGCAAAGCGCCGCAGACTACGGGGTCATGAGCATTCCGACCATGATCGTGTTCAGGAACGGCCAGAAGGCCAAGACGATCGTAGGAGCGCGACCCAAGCATCAGATGCTGAAGGAACTCGCCGAGTTCATCGGATAACGAGAGTCCGCTCGGCCCCGCCACCGCAAGACCAACAACGGATGGTGCACGCCGCCCACGGGGGACGGGATACGTAGTACGTTATGGGCCATGCGACTGTACCGAGTCGGAGATTCCGGCGAGCCGATCCGAGACATTCAGGGTCGGCTCTCGTCGTTGGGCTTCGATTGTTCACCCGACCCCCGCGGAGAGTTTCTCGACGGCACCGCCGCTGCTGTCATTTCTTTCCAACAGATTCGTGGGTTGGACCCGGACGGCATCGTAGGCTCGGACACCTGGCGTTCCCTGTACGAGGCGGGTTTTCGTCTCGGCGATCGGATCCTCTATCACCGTCGGCCGATGCTGCGCGGAGATGACGTTGAAGAACTGCAACGACGCCTCAACGCACTGGGTTTCGACGCAGGAAAGGTCGATGGCATCTTCGGACCCGATACTGCACGAGCGATGATCGATTTCCAGACCAATCGCGGCATGCCGGTAGACGGAACTGCCGGCCCCGAAGTGATCGCAGAGCTGCAGTCCGTGAGCAAAGCCAGCCGCAAGACGGGACGCGAGGCCGTACGGGAACGAGAATGGATGCGTAATCTCCCTCGCTCATTGGTCGGGAGCCGGGCCTGCTTCGACCCCTCTTGTAGAGATGACGTGGAGGCGGCGGCCGCCTGGGCAATGGCTTCTGCCGCAGCTAAGATCTTCCAGGTGTTGGGAGGACGACCGCTCTTCTCGCGCGGTGTCGACGTTTACTCGACTGAGTCGATTCGGGCTCGCCGGGCAAATCGTATGGGGGCAGATCTGATCGTCTCGTTGCGGCTCCCCCAGGCGGACAAACCCGGGGTCTACTTCTTCGCTTCCGCGATGAGCCGCAGCGATGCTGGGGCGCTGCTTGCCGCCTCAATCGCGTCTCGCCTCGACCTACCGATCGGCGGACGGGCCGCTCCCATCCTCAAGCACACCAGATCGCCGGCAGTGATCGTTGCGCACCCGACGCTGGGACCGGAACACGCGAAAGGATTGGTCGCCGGTATCAACGGCTTCTTTGTCGACGCCGGCGATCAGGAATAGAAGTCCCGATAGATTCGTTCTAATTCGTCAAGTGACGAAAAGTTGATCGTGACTTTCCCCTTGTCCCCTCGATACTGGATCTTCACCGGCGTGCCCAGGTGTTCCGAAAGCCTGTGTTCCAGCTCGATGATGGCAACGGGACGAATCTGGGTGACCGTCTGCTTGGGTGGCTGATTCCTGTCGTTTGCACGGACGCGCACTGCGTCCTCGACCTGGCGGACCGACCACCCTTCGTCGACAGCGCGCCTTGCGATGTGTTCGGCAAAGGCAACGTCTTCGACGTTGAGGAGCGCTCGCGCCGCGCCGGCACTGAGCTCTCTTCGCTCGACCATGCCCTGGATCACGGCAGGTAGCTGCAGCAGGCGCAAGGCATTGGTCACGGTGGCGCGGCTCTTCCCCACTCGTTTTCCGATGTCTTCGTGGGTGAGCTCGAAATCCTCGTGTAGTTGGCGATACGCAGCAGCTTCTTCGAGTGCGCCCAGGTCTTCGCGTTGAACGTTCTCGATGAGTGCTTCGGTGAGCGTGCCCTGATTATCCGTCGTCCTGACCATTGCAGGAATCTCATTGAGGCCCGCACGTCTGGCCGCCCGCCACCGCCGTTCTCCTGCGATCAACTCATACCGGTTCTCCTCGATCGATCGGACAACGATCGGCTGGAGGACTCCAACCTCGACGATAGAGGCAGTCAACTCCTCTAAAGTAGCTTCATCGAACGACACCCGCGGTTGTTGGGGATTGGGTTCGATGTGGTCGATCGGAAGTACCGCATATCCCTGCTCAATGGAGTCGTGCTGGGGGATCAGTGCTTCGAGGCCCCTCCCGAGACCACTACGGCGTGCCGGCATCGTTCCTCCCCTACTCGCTCTTGTGTCGCTGAATGAACTCACGGCCCAACTCGCGGTAGGCAATCGCCCCCCTGCTCATCGGGTCAAACGACTCTATTGGTTCTCCGTACGATGGTGCTTCAGACAGGCGAACCGAGCGAGGAATGATCGTTCTGTAGGCCTTGTCGCCGAAATGATCTCTCACCTGTGCAGCTACGTCCGCAGACAGCTTCGTACGGGCGTCGTACATGGTGAGAACGACACCACCTATCTCGAGCTCCGGGTTGAGGCTTCCCTTCACCAAATCGACATTGCGGACGAGTTGGCTCAACCCTTCAAGAGCGTAGTATTCACTTTGGATCGGAATGAACACTTCGTCTGCGGCTGCGAGCCCGTTGATGGTCAAGAGGCCAAGGGAGGGAGGGCAGTCGATCAGGACGAAGTCGTACATGCCGGCCACGTCTTTGAGTGCCATCTTCAGTTTCAGCTCGCGCGAGAACATTGAAACGAGTTCGATCTCCGCGCCGGCCAGGTCGATTGTGGCGGGAATGACATGAAGGTCCCGAACGCTCGTAGGCTCAATAACGTCAACTAACGTAGACTCGCCTATTAGCAGGTCGTACATGGACGCATCGATCATCGAGCGGTCAATTCCGAGGCCGGAGGTCGCGTTACCTTGGGGGTCGAGGTCCGCGAGAAGGACTCGCTGACCCTGGTATGCAAGCGCAGCCGCGAGGTTCACGGCGGTGGTCGACTTGCCTACCCCGCCCTTCTGGTTGGCAATTGCAACGATGAGTGGGGGGTTGTCAGCGGTCACGAGGACCAATGATAAGGATCTTTCCTCCGCCGTCAAGGACCTTTGGTGGAATAGAGACCACCCGTCCATCCGGGATCGCCGTACAAACGTCCCTAGCCTGCCGGGTCAGGCCTACGACGGCCCGGCCCCGAGGGGTTAGTAGATGGGCGATTCGCTCCGCAAGTACGGCCGGCGTGTTCACTCCTCTCGCCACTACCGCCTCATATGCGCCACTGTGGTCCTCGTACGTTCCCTGAACCACCCTCACGTTCGCCAGGTCCAGCACGCGAACGGCCCTACGGAGGAGGTCCGCTCGCCGGCCGGATCGGTCGAGCAGAGTCCAACGGCTCGTTGGCCAGAGAATCGCCAGCGGAATGCCGGGCAGGCCTACGCCGCTGCCTACATCGACGCCGGATCGGGGAGCCGCTTCGTCGAACCATGCCTTGGCGAATGCCAAGGAATCGCATATGTGCCGGTCCCAGAGGCGGGGCGCCTCGTCAGGGCCGATTCCACCGGACGGAAGCGCTTCGGATAGCAGCCAGTCGGCATAGCTGTGAAGGACACGGGTCTGATCCCTACCGAGAGGTACCCCTACCCATTTCCTCACGCGCTCCAGGTGACTCTGTTGCTGTGCCATTGACATCAGCATAGTTACACGTGGAACCTCCTGGCTTTCGTTCGGCCATGTTCCACGTGGAACATACAAGAAGCCCCACCGCCAGGGGTGGGGCTTCTTACTGAACGTCTACTGAATGCGCCGAAAGGGCCGTTGCCCCACGCGGCTACTCCGCCGACACGACCACGCTGCGATGCGGTTCTTCGCCCTCGGAAAACGAGCGCACGCCATCGATCTCGGCGATTGCGTCGTGAATCACTTTCCGATCGCTCGGGTTCATCGACTCGAGCATGACTTCTCCGCCCTCTGCCAGAACTTGTTCCGCCAGGCGCTTGGCGTAGATTTGCAGTGCCTCGCGACGCTGTTCGGCGTAGCCGGCTATGTCGAGGCGCAGTCGAGTACCTTCGCGGATCTTGCGCTGGGCAACGGTTCGGGTGATCTCGTGAACGGACTGCATGATGGATCCTCGTTGTCCGATCAGGGCCTCTGTCTGTGCACCGTCGATCGACGCGAACACAATCCCTTCCTCTCCATGCGCCTTAACTTCTCCTTCGAGACCGAAAGCTCCGACCAGGCCTTCGAGAAAGGACTGCACGACTTCGACGCGCTCGTCCATCGTCACTTCCGGCAGATCCGACTCAGGCTCATTCGAAGGTGCGGTCTTCCGATCCATGGTTTCCTCCTGCCGTTGAGGGCGCCGTGGCCTACCGTCTGCCTTCGGCTTGTTGTCGCTCCGTTGTTGTCTTGATGCGTTCTGTTCCGAACGGCCACCACCCTCACTCCCTTGGGTCCGTCGTGATTGCCTCGGCTTGTCCCGACCGGATGATTGCTGACGACCGTCGCTCCCTTGTGGCTTGCGTCGCCTCTTGGCGCGTCTCTTCGGCTTTGCCTTGACCCGGACTATGGCATCAGCACGGCCCATACCCAGGAAACCCTTCTCGGCCTGCTGGATGACCTCGACGTCTGCGAACTCGGCCGATTCCAATCCCAGTTCGGAAAGAGCGGCTTCCACGGCTACCTGAACGGTTCTTCCTTTGACTTCGACCCACTCCACTAGTTCCTCCTCCTGCGCTGCTTCTTCTTGGCCGATCCCTGCGGCTTCTCCGGACCCGGTTTGGGATCATCCGAATCTGAGTCTGACTGCTTCGGCTCTTCCTTCGGCGGGGGAGCGGGGCGGCCGTCCATCTGGAAAATCATGGCTTGCTGACCCAGGCGGAAAATGTTCGATGTCGCCCAGTACAACGTGAGGCCGGCAGGGAAGCTCCACGAGATAAAACCGATGAACAACGGCATGAACTTCGTGATGGTCTGCATCTGCTGCGCCTGCTTGTCCTGCGGACGACCATCCCGGGGTTGCGCGTGCCACTGCTGGACGAACTGAACCGCCACCATGATGGCCATCAATACGAGGTACGGAATGGTCGCTACGAGGCCTTCCGCCGAATAGACATCCGAGGGGTGAAAACCAAGGTCCATTCCAAGGAACCTGCCGCCCCCGGCAAGGAGGTGTTCCAACAAGGAGGAAGATACTGGAATACCCGATTCCGCGATAGTGTCGGCGCCGGCCGCGTCCCTCAAGACCCGAAAGAGGGCAAACCAGATCGGCATCTGGACCAGCAGGGGAATGAGGCATCCGCCCGGTGTCGCACCTGCCTCTTTCTGGATCTTCATCATCTCGGCCTGGAGGGCCTGAGGATCGTCCTTGTGCTTGGCCTGAAGCCGCTTGATCTCCGGCTGGATGGTTTGAAAAGCTCTGGTAGATCGCGTTTGCTTGAGCGTCAACGGGAACAACACGACGTTGATCAAGATCGTCAACATGATGATGGCGACCCCGTAGTTCGGGACGACGTCGAAGAACAGGGCGAGGAACCATCCGAGCACCTGCTTGATGCCGTCGAAAAAGGCACCCATCAGCTGGCCTCCTCTCTTTCAGGAACTGGATCGAAGCCACCTTCACGGAAAGGATGGCAGCGCCCGATACGACGAATCCCCATCCATACGCCGCGCACTAGCCCGAATCGGCCAATCGCATCGTAGGTGTAATGCGAACACGTTGGCTGATAGCGGCAATTCTTCCCCAAGACGGGGGACAATGCCTTCTGGTAGACCCGGATGAAAGCCTGGGCCACACCTGCGGGGCCGAATCCGGCCCTCGTTTCTGTCACGCCTCTGTCTCCTCACTGGCGATGGCATCCGCCAGCCATCTGATCAACCGGTCGAAGGGAACTCCTACGACCGCCGCGGATGCGACTATCACATAGTCTGTCTCATCCTGGAGCGATACCCTCCGAACCGCTTCACGAAGCCTGCGCTTCGCTCGATTCCGTTGTACTGCGCCCCCTACCTTACGCCCGACCACGAACCCCACCCGAGGTGGACCGGCCGGCCCGGGCGCCCGAACGACTAGAACCCCACCGCGCCGACATCGGGTACCAAGACGAAATACCGCTTGGAAGTCGGAAGCACCTCGCAGCGAGAGGTACACCGTCTCAGACGGCGATTCGCTTCCGCCCTTTTTGCCGGCGTCGCTTGATAATGGCGCGGCCAGCCCTGGTTCGCATCTTGCCGCGAAAACCATGCTTCTTGTTGCGCTTGCGCACGTTAGGTTGAAAGGTGCGTTTCATGGGGGAAGTCTCCGAATCTGAGGTGGCACGAGGTTACGGAGGGTGACTCCCCTTTGTCAAAGGCCGTGAGGCAAATCGCGACCGTACTCACGTTCGATCCGCGAGAAATTTGGCTAACACGCGAAAACCCGTTTCCGGCCGAATTGCCCACATCCGGACTCCGCGCGGCGTCGAGCGACACCCGAGAAAGATGCACTGAACAGGCGAAACTCCGGCGGCAAAGCAACCCACAATTAGTCCACAAGGTCGGTTTTCGCCGTCTTGAGACACCGGACGGGTCACCCATATACTCCGCTCCCGCCGGCAGGGCTTTGAACTACCGGGCACTTCCCCAACGTGCTGTACAAAAAAACGAGGTCGTGCGCGGCCCCGAATACGGAATAAGTCAGTACCCGGAGGTCGGGGAACGCTCTCCACATGGTGTGGAAATACCTGTGGACATCTAGCACGGAAGGTTGGAGGAAGACGTTGACGCAAGTTCAAGCGACAACCGACGATTGGAAGTCGTTCCGCAAGAGTTTGCAGGACCGGGTATCTCCGGTGACCTGGCAAACCTGGCTGGCGCCTCTGGATCTCAGAGAACCCGTTGACCGTGAGCTCACCCTCGTCGCGCCGAGCGATTTCCACCGGAGATGGATTGCCGAAAAACACCTCGCCGCAATCGAGGGAGCGGCTTTGGCGGTCTTTGGCCCGGACATCGAGGTTCAGTTGGAAACAGGAACGATGACGCTGCCGTTCGACGAGGAACCGGAGCCCGAGGCCGCTGAACCGGAACCCCCTCCCCGCCCACGGCCCGCTGATCGGAAACCGAACCGGCCGGGTAGCCGTTTGCTGCCCCGGTATACGTTCGAACACTTCGTGGTTGGTCAGTCCAACCGTTTCGCCCACGCGGCGGCGATGGCCATCGCCGAGCAACCCGGGACCCATTACAACCCCCTCTTCATCTACGGTGGGGCGGGCCTCGGCAAGACGCACCTACTGCAGGCCGTCGGTCATCACGCCCTGGAACTCAACCCGCTACAGGTTGTCCGCTACGTTTCCTCCGAGAACTTCTTCAACGAGTTCATCGACGGCATCCGCAGCAAACGGATGGACGAGTTCAAGGCTCGCTTTCGAAGCACCGACGTTCTCTTGCTCGACGATGTGCAGTTCTTCGAAGGAAAGGAACAAATCCTCGAGGAGTTCTTCCACACGTTCAACACGCTGTATGAATCTGGCAAGCAGATGATGTTCAGCTCGGATCGACATCCGCGTCACCTGGACACTCTCGAGGATCGCCTCCGCAGCCGGTTCGAATGGGGACTACTTACCGACATCCAGCCGCCGGACGTCGAAACTCGTCTCGCCATTCTTCGCATGAACCTCGAATCCCTTCGCCAACCAGTGCCGGAAGATGTTCTGTTGTTCATTGCCGAGAGCGTCGAGAACAACATCCGGGAACTCGAAGGAGCAATGACCCGGGTCACCGCGTTCGCCGGCCTCACCGGCCAGCTGGTGAACCTCGAGATGGCGCAGGATGTGCTGCAGGATCTTGTTCCCTCCTCCACCCCCAGACCCCTGACCGCTGACCAGATCATGGACCGGGCGGCTGCGGCCTTCGGCTTCTCAGCAGTCGACCTCCGGGCGAAGAGCCGCCGGCAGCCGCTCGTACTCTCGCGTCAGGTGGCGATGTATCTGTGCCGCGAACTCACCGACCTCTCGCTCCCTCAAATCGGCAATCTCTTCAACCGTGATCACTCGACGGTGCTCCACGCGGTCGATAAGGTGAAGGGCCTGCTGCAGACCGATCATGCGGTTTTCGAACGGGTCACCGCGCTGTCCCAGGAGCTGCGCACAACATGACGACAAACGCAAGCTGCGAACACCCGTCCACGGGCCCTGTGGGAATCTCCCTGGTTGTCCTCAACCGCTGTGGAGACAGGAAAGGTCCTCTGAACTGGCCCTTTCCTGTGGTTCTCAACAATCCACAGGGCCTATTACTACTACTACCGTTAATTTAGAACTTAGAAGGGATAGACATACGTGCGCATCCGAGCCGAACGAGACGACCTTGTCGACGTATTTTCTCGGGCAGCCCGAGCAGTTGGCCCGCGAGCCGCATTACCGATTCTTCAGGGCGTGCTGTGCGAAGTCACCGGAAAGACGCTGCGAGTAACCGGCACCGATCTCGAGATGACGGTGCGCACGATGACGGAGGTGGAGGTCCTCGAAGAGGGTTCGGTAGTCATTCCTGCGAAACTCGCCGACGGAGCTATCTCAAAGATGCCCCAAGGAGCCGTTACGGTCGGGTCGGGGGACGGAGAAGTGGAGATCCTGGGAGCCGGCCCTGCGTTCAAGTTCCGCGAACTCCCGGTTGACGAATACCCGCAGTTGGGTGACCCCGATTTCTCTGAGGCGGTCAACCTCGACGGTGACCTCCTCGCCGCCTCAGTGGCACAGGTATCAACAGCGGCCAGTGGGGATTCAGCGCGGCCCATCCTGACCGGAATACTGGTGGAGGCGACAGAGACCGGCACTCGGCTGGTCGCAACCGACTCGTACCGATTGGCCGTCCGCGACCTGCCGGGCGTTTCGCCGGCCACTACTGCTCTGATTCCCGCCAGGGGACTCCGCGAACTGAGCAAAACCGTGGGTTCTGCAAAGGTCAAAATGGCGCTCGGCACCCGGGAGGCCGCCTTCGGGTCCGAGCGAGGGACCCTCTCGTTGAGGCTGATTGAAGGGACTTTTCCGAACTATCAGCAACTACTCCCGGAGTCGTATCCCAACCGGGTGATAGTCCTCAAGTCGGCCTTGCTCGAAGCTCTGTCCAGAGCAGCACTGGTAGCCGAGGATCACATTCCGGTCAGACTCAAGCTGATGGAAGGCGGCGTTGAAATGACGGTCACCCGCCAGGACGTCGGCGGAGAGGCGGAACACCTGCCAGGAGAGTTCTCCGGTTCGGAGGATGAGATTCTGATCGCCTTCAACCCGAGGTATCTGGCCGATGGGGTGTCAGCCATCGAGGACGACCGCATCGAGATCCAGGTCATCGACGGTCTCAAACCCAGTGTGATTAGAGGCGTGGACGCCAGGGACTTCCTCTATCTGTTGATGCCCGTTCGGATCTGAATGCGGATCGATTGGGTCGAGCTGACCGGGTTTCGCTCGTACCTGCACGTTCGACTCGAACCGGAAAAGGGCATCAACGTCCTGGTTGGCGACAACGCATCTGGCAAAACGAACGTCCTGGAGGCGATCGCTTATCTCGGCGCGCTGCGCTCGTTTCGCAATGTGACGGATGTGGATCTGGTGAACGACGAGGCTGAAGCAGCGGTTCTCCGGGCCAACGTAGAGCGAAGCGAAGGGTCCTCCTTGATCGAAGTCGAGATTCCCCGGCAGGGCAGGCGTCGTGTTCAGGTAAATCGACAGCGACCGGCCCGATCGAGCGATCTGCTCGGGCACCTGCGTGTCGTGGTTTTTCTGCCGGACGATCTCGACATCGTCAAACGCGGCCCGGCATATCGGAGGGACTTCCTGGACGCTACAGCCGTGCAGTTGTGGCCGGGAGCGTATCTCGATCAACAGGAATATGACCGCTCGGTCCGGCAGCGAAACACGCTCCTTCGTCAAGAAGGCCGTGACGCCGACCCGGTCACGCTGGCGGTGTGGAACGAAAGAATGTCACAAGCGGGCGCGAAAGTGATGGAAAGAAGAGCACGGACCGTGGAAGCCCTTCAGCCATGGGTGCGGTCCACCTACGAGCGGTTGGCAGGAGAAGAAGCCGATGTGTCCTTCCACTATGCCTCAAGCTGGGGTGGCGATCTGGCCACCAACATCACAACCGACGAGCGGGCCGAATTGCTTATTGCCTCGCTCGTCGAGCACGATCGAGTCGACCGGGAGCGGAGGGTCACCACCGTTGGGCCTCATAGGGATGAGCCGATCGTGCTCCTGAACGGCCGGGATACACGGACAAAGGCCAGCCAGGGTGAGCAGCGAACACTCATGTTGGCGATGCGACTCGCCTCACACGAGGCCATTACGGAGGCGGTGGGGGAGCCACCGGCCCTGCTTCTCGATGATGTGTTCTCCGAACTCGATCGCGACAGGGCCGGCGCTCTGGCAGGGGCACTTCCGGCCGCACAGACCTTCATAACGACCGCTCGTTCCGAGGAGGTTCCTGTGGAGGGCCATCGGTGGTCTGTGGCTAACCGGGGGATCCGGTGAACGATCTTCACTCGATAGGTGCTTTGTTGAGGTCGGCGCTTGGTGCGATGGGTCTCGAGCAGGTAGACCTGACGCTGTCGCTCATGCAAGACTGGGATGAAATCGCTGGGTCGCCCTGGGCCGGCGCGTCGAATCCGCTGGTGATAAAGGATGGGGTCCTGATCGTCGAGGCGGCCTCATCGACGGCGGTCCGGTTCCTCCGGTACTCCGTTGGCGACCTCATGCGGCGCCTCGACGAGCGCTTTGGCGAGGGAGTTGTGAATGCCGTCACAGTACGACCTCCACCAACCCGATAATTCCATATGAAATATGGCGATTCCGCCTATCGGAGAGCTTGGGAAAGGGCCTCCAAACCGCTATAATCACATCGTTGTAAATCGCGTTCCCGAGGGCCGCACGCCGGCCCCCCTTTGCTGAGAACGTCGAACGCTGAAGGAGTCCAGTGACTGCCCCCAATCCATCGTCCTACGACGCTGGCGACATCACCGTCCTCGAGGGTCTCGAGGCGGTTCGTCGCCGGCCAGGCATGTACATCGGTTCGACCGGGCCGCGCGGCTTGCACCACCTCGTCTGGGAAGTCGTGGACAACGCGGTGGACGAAGCCATGGCCGGCTTCTGCACAAGGATCGACGTCACGTTGCTTGCCGACGGGGGAGTGCGGGTGAGGGACAACGGAAGAGGCATTCCGGTCGACCATCACAAGAAGACCAAGACCTCGGCGTTGACGACGGTCCTCACGACGCTGCACGCCGGCGGCAAGTTCGAGCAAGGCGCCTACACGGTGTCTGGCGGTTTGCACGGTGTCGGCGTCTCTGTTGTCAATGCCCTTTCGGCGAGGCTCGACGCCGAAATCGTGAGAGATGGGTTCCTGTGGGGACAGAGCTTCGTGGACGGCCGGCCGATCGGGAAGGTCACGAAGATTCGTCCGGCACGTCGCACCGGCACCACGATCTCATTCTGGCCTTCGCCCAAGACCTTCACCGAGACAACCGAGTTCCACTTCGACACGATCGTCTCCCGCCTCAGAGAGATGGCGTTCCTCAACAAGGGCCTCGAGATCCGCCTCACCGACGAGCGGGGAGAGGAACCGCAAGAGAAGTCCTTCATGTACAAGGGCGGCTTGATTGACTTCGTCAAGCACCTGAATGCCACACGTGAACCACTACATGCGCACATCATCTACTTCGACCACGAGTCGGACGACTCTGAACTCGAGATCGCCATGCAGTGGACGGGTTCGTACACCGAGACGGTTCTCAGCTTTGCCAACAACATCAACACCCACGAAGGCGGCACGCACGAAGAGGGGTTCCGGAAATCACTCACAAAGGCGATCAACGAATTCGCCCGTTCGAAGAACCTGTTGAAGGAGAAGGACGAGAATCTGAGCGGCGAGGACATCCGGGAAGGGCTCACCTCGGTCATCTCGGTCAAGGTCCGGCAGCCACAGTTCGAGGGTCAGACGAAGACCAAGCTCGGGAACACCGAGATCCGCTCCTACGTCGAGAAGACCCTCAATCAGATGTTGCCGGAGTGGCTCGAGCGCAATGCAGGCGAAGCGCGCCGGATCGTCGATAAGTGCATCACGGCCTCGAAAGCTCGCGAGGCAGCCAGAAAGGCCCGTGAGCTGACCAGACGCAAGTCGCTGCTCGAGTCGACGAGCCTGCCCGGAAAGCTGGTCGACTGCTCCTCCCGGGATCCGAGCCTCAGCGAACTCTTCATCGTTGAGGGAGACTCGGCGGCCGGACCTGCCAAGGAGGGCCGTGACTCCGTGACCCAGGCAATCCTGCCCATTCGGGGCAAGATCCTCAACGTCGAGAAGGCCCGTCTGGCCAAGGCGCTCCAGAACAACGAGGTCCAGGCGATCATCACTGCCGCCGGCACCAGCATCGGCGAGGAGTTTGACGTAACGAAAGCCAGGTATCACAAGATCGTGATGTTGACGGACGCCGACGTGGACGGCGCTCACATCCGTACGCTGCTCCTGACCCTCTTGTTCCGCCATATGCGAGGTTTGATTGAAGCCGGGTACGTCTACGTTGCCCAGCCCCCACTGTACCGGGTGAAGGTCGGCTCCAGCGTGCACTATTTGAAGGACGAAGCGGCCCTGGCGGAGTTCCACCGGGACCACCCGAAGGTCAACCCCACCCGGTTCAAGGGCCTGGGCGAGATGAATGCCAACGAATTGTGGGATACCACCATGAATCCGGCTACCCGCACGCTCATCCGGGTCGAGCTCGAGGACGCCGCCAGAGCCGAGGAGATCTTCTCGATTCTGATGGGCGACGACGTGGCCGAGCGAAAGGCCTTCATTCAGCAGAACGCCAAAGACGTCCGTTTCCTGGACATCTGAGCAGAGGACCTCATGACCGATCAAGACCCACACGGGAATATCCGCGAGATCGACATCAACGACGAGATGGCACAGTCGTTCGTCGACTATGCGATGTCCGTCATCGTCTCGCGTGCCCTTCCAGACGTCCGCGACGGACTCAAGCCGGTGCAGCGACGAATCATCCATGCGATGAACGTGGCGAACATGGGTGCCGGATCACGCCACAAGAAGAGTGCCACGGTCGTCGGAGACACGATGGCTAAGTATCACCCTCATTCGAACGACGCCATTTACGACGCGCTCGTTCGCCTCGGACAGTCGTTCTCACTTCGCCATCCGCTTGTTGATCCGCAGGGGAACTTCGGAACCATCGACGATCCCCCGGCCGCCATGAGGTACACGGAGTGCCGTCTTGCTCCGATCTCGACGAAGCTGCTCGAAGGGATCGACGAGAACACGGTCGACTTCGTAGAGAACTATGACGGCGAGCATCAGGAGCCTTCCGTGCTTCCCGCCCGCTTCCCCAACCTGCTCGTCAACGGTTCACAGGGAATCGCAGTCGGCATGGCAACGAATATCGCCCCGCACAACCTCGGCGAGATAATCGACGCCTGCGTGTACGTGATCGAGAACCCGGATGCCGCCGTCGAGGACCTATTGCAGTTCGTGAAGGGACCAGACTTCCCGACCGGTGCATATATCGTCGGGACGGCGGGAATTCGGGATGCTCTCACCACCGGGCGTGGCTCGGTCAAGATGCGGGCGGTTGCCGACGTGCAAGAAGTACGCAAAGGGCGCAACGCCATCGTGGTGACCGAACTCCCGTACCAGGTCTCCAAAGACCGGGTCCTCGAGAAGATCGCCGCCCTCGTTCACGACAAGAAGATCACGGGCATTTCTGATCTCCGCAACGACTCGTCGGCACGGGTCGGTACCCGGCTGGTCATCGAATTGAAGAAGGACGCCGTTCCCCAAGTTGTGCTGAATCAGCTCTTCAAGCTGACCCAGTTGCAGGAGAACTTCAGCGTCAACACGGTGGCTTTGGTCGACGGAGTGCCCAGGACGCTCAACCTCGGGGAGA is from Acidimicrobiia bacterium and encodes:
- a CDS encoding ParB/RepB/Spo0J family partition protein, which encodes MPARRSGLGRGLEALIPQHDSIEQGYAVLPIDHIEPNPQQPRVSFDEATLEELTASIVEVGVLQPIVVRSIEENRYELIAGERRWRAARRAGLNEIPAMVRTTDNQGTLTEALIENVQREDLGALEEAAAYRQLHEDFELTHEDIGKRVGKSRATVTNALRLLQLPAVIQGMVERRELSAGAARALLNVEDVAFAEHIARRAVDEGWSVRQVEDAVRVRANDRNQPPKQTVTQIRPVAIIELEHRLSEHLGTPVKIQYRGDKGKVTINFSSLDELERIYRDFYS
- the trxA gene encoding thioredoxin; translation: MSNKITINDATFQDAISGDKAVIVDFWAEWCGPCKMVEPILDEIAGEYPDKLVLAKLNIDDNPQSAADYGVMSIPTMIVFRNGQKAKTIVGARPKHQMLKELAEFIG
- the yidD gene encoding membrane protein insertion efficiency factor YidD is translated as MAQAFIRVYQKALSPVLGKNCRYQPTCSHYTYDAIGRFGLVRGVWMGIRRIGRCHPFREGGFDPVPEREEAS
- a CDS encoding peptidoglycan-binding protein encodes the protein MRLYRVGDSGEPIRDIQGRLSSLGFDCSPDPRGEFLDGTAAAVISFQQIRGLDPDGIVGSDTWRSLYEAGFRLGDRILYHRRPMLRGDDVEELQRRLNALGFDAGKVDGIFGPDTARAMIDFQTNRGMPVDGTAGPEVIAELQSVSKASRKTGREAVREREWMRNLPRSLVGSRACFDPSCRDDVEAAAAWAMASAAAKIFQVLGGRPLFSRGVDVYSTESIRARRANRMGADLIVSLRLPQADKPGVYFFASAMSRSDAGALLAASIASRLDLPIGGRAAPILKHTRSPAVIVAHPTLGPEHAKGLVAGINGFFVDAGDQE
- a CDS encoding AAA family ATPase, producing the protein MTADNPPLIVAIANQKGGVGKSTTAVNLAAALAYQGQRVLLADLDPQGNATSGLGIDRSMIDASMYDLLIGESTLVDVIEPTSVRDLHVIPATIDLAGAEIELVSMFSRELKLKMALKDVAGMYDFVLIDCPPSLGLLTINGLAAADEVFIPIQSEYYALEGLSQLVRNVDLVKGSLNPELEIGGVVLTMYDARTKLSADVAAQVRDHFGDKAYRTIIPRSVRLSEAPSYGEPIESFDPMSRGAIAYRELGREFIQRHKSE
- a CDS encoding class I SAM-dependent methyltransferase; its protein translation is MAQQQSHLERVRKWVGVPLGRDQTRVLHSYADWLLSEALPSGGIGPDEAPRLWDRHICDSLAFAKAWFDEAAPRSGVDVGSGVGLPGIPLAILWPTSRWTLLDRSGRRADLLRRAVRVLDLANVRVVQGTYEDHSGAYEAVVARGVNTPAVLAERIAHLLTPRGRAVVGLTRQARDVCTAIPDGRVVSIPPKVLDGGGKILIIGPRDR
- a CDS encoding Jag N-terminal domain-containing protein, translating into MEWVEVKGRTVQVAVEAALSELGLESAEFADVEVIQQAEKGFLGMGRADAIVRVKAKPKRRAKRRRKPQGSDGRQQSSGRDKPRQSRRTQGSEGGGRSEQNASRQQRSDNKPKADGRPRRPQRQEETMDRKTAPSNEPESDLPEVTMDERVEVVQSFLEGLVGAFGLEGEVKAHGEEGIVFASIDGAQTEALIGQRGSIMQSVHEITRTVAQRKIREGTRLRLDIAGYAEQRREALQIYAKRLAEQVLAEGGEVMLESMNPSDRKVIHDAIAEIDGVRSFSEGEEPHRSVVVSAE
- a CDS encoding YidC/Oxa1 family membrane protein insertase — encoded protein: MGAFFDGIKQVLGWFLALFFDVVPNYGVAIIMLTILINVVLFPLTLKQTRSTRAFQTIQPEIKRLQAKHKDDPQALQAEMMKIQKEAGATPGGCLIPLLVQMPIWFALFRVLRDAAGADTIAESGIPVSSSLLEHLLAGGGRFLGMDLGFHPSDVYSAEGLVATIPYLVLMAIMVAVQFVQQWHAQPRDGRPQDKQAQQMQTITKFMPLFIGFISWSFPAGLTLYWATSNIFRLGQQAMIFQMDGRPAPPPKEEPKQSDSDSDDPKPGPEKPQGSAKKKQRRRRN